The Coregonus clupeaformis isolate EN_2021a unplaced genomic scaffold, ASM2061545v1 scaf1053, whole genome shotgun sequence genome includes a region encoding these proteins:
- the LOC123486191 gene encoding zinc finger protein 271-like: protein MPLGLETQTDLSRGDWNRYSSSVYSEAYLAKKGEVIVVDEVTVKVERDAPQTWNVDETHLGEGHSQGRDFLDYRKSLETNPNIATHSPLHTLRDRDAVSTSMGPSDSHGCILFNQVLNSNDRARAQAQGRGATSGSSKEKRFLCMFCNKGFSCPQKVEIHQRVHTGVKPYSCTQCHMRFAQACNLKRHQRVHTGVKPFSCTQCHMRFSHSSSLKRHQRVHTGEKSYSCPQCEKSFSHQHQLKMHLKVHNGERQFVCTQEVLREELPQDTPAEKTFHSIT, encoded by the coding sequence ATGCCTTTGGGTTtagagacacagactgatctatctagaggggactggaaccggtacagtagtagtgtatactctgaagcTTACCTAGCTAAGAAAGGGGAGGTTATAGTCGTAGATGAGGTGACTGTGAAAGTGGAGCGCGATGCTCCTCAGACATGGAATGTAGACGAGACTCACTTAGGAGAAGGACACTCACAAGGCAGAGATTTCTTAGATTACAGGAAAAGCTTAGAGACAAATCCAAATATCGCGACCCACTCCCCTTTACACACACTCAGGGATCGCGACGCAGTGTCCACGTCGATGGGGCCTTCCGATTCACACGGCTGCATCCTTTTCAATCAAGTATTGAACTCAAACGACCGGGCTAGAGCCCAGGCTCAGGGACGGGGAGCCACATCAGGAAGTAGTAAAGAGAAACGGTTCCTCTGtatgttctgtaacaaaggcttcagctgcccccagaaggtggagatccaccagagggtccacacaggggtgaaaccctatagctgtacccagtgtcacatgcgctttGCCCAGGCTTgcaacctgaagaggcaccagagggtccacacaggggtgaaacccttcagctgtacccagtgtcacatgcgcttctCCCACTCATCcagcctgaagaggcaccagagggtccacacaggggagaaatcctacagctgcccccagtgtgagaagagctTTTCCCACCAGCACCAGCTGAAGATGCATCTGAAGGTCCACAATGGAGAAAGGCAGTTTGTTTGTACgcaagaggttctcagagaggagctacctcaggatacaccagcagaaaaaacATTCCACTCTATAACATAG